The following are from one region of the Gossypium hirsutum isolate 1008001.06 chromosome D03, Gossypium_hirsutum_v2.1, whole genome shotgun sequence genome:
- the LOC107949922 gene encoding uncharacterized protein gives MAEYEACIMGIRAVIERKIKVLEVYGDSTLVIYQLKAEWETRDSKLINYQNLVLELIEEFEDITFCYLPRDENQMADALATLASIIKVNKQKDVKPIQMSIYEALAYCCNIDDEEEKDYHLWYHNILRYIKNREYPDQTTENEKKTLRRLANDYVLDREILYRRGKDQVLLRCVDAVEARQILEEVHEGVCGTHANGFTMTK, from the coding sequence atggcagaatatgaagcatgcatcatgggaattCGTGCAGTTATTGAACGCAAAATCAAAGTGTTAGAAGTGTATGGGGATTCtacattggtaatttatcagctcaaagccGAGTGGGAAACAAGAGACTCCAAATTGATTAATTACCAAAATCTGGTCCTAGAATTAATTGAGGAGTTTGAAGACATTACCTTTTGTTATCTCCCTCGGGatgagaatcagatggccgacgcaTTGGCTACATTAGCCTCTATAATCAAGGTAAATAAACAAAAAGacgtgaagcctatccaaatgagtatttatgaggctctAGCATATTGTTGCAATATTGACGATGAAGAAGAAAAGGATTATCACCTCTGGTATCATAACATACTACGATATATAAAGAATCGCGAGTATCCTGACCAGACGACTGAGAATGAAAAAAAGACATTAAGAAGGCTGGCCAATGATTATGTCTTAGATAGAGAGATCTTATAtagaagaggaaaagatcaggtgctgctAAGATGCGTGGATGCTGTAGAGGCCAGACAAATCttggaagaggtccatgagggagtTTGTGGAACGCATGCTAATGGTTTCACAATGACAAAATaa